A segment of the Salminus brasiliensis chromosome 1, fSalBra1.hap2, whole genome shotgun sequence genome:
tgactctcagACGCTCAGAGATTCCTCAAGCGTTACCggcgtgttcaggtcagctcaaGATTGCGGTCCACGTTCGGGAGAAGGTCTTCACCCTACTCTAGAGGCAAGCGAGGTTCGTTCGCTTCTGactcaggttccaaggcgacccacGTTCAAGGCAGTACGCTGCAAAGTCAGGTTAGGTTGGCCTTGCCTTTTGGGCTAGCCGCTGGTTCCCCGGCCTCCCCCTATCAGGTGGGCAAACCGGATACGTTTTCTGGCGATCCAGAGCTTTGGGAGGGGTTCTTGTTTCAGTGCTCGATTTACCTCCGTAATCAACCAGCCGGCACTGACCAGGCTAAGATCGCCTTTCTAATCTCCCGTctaaagctctggattgggccactgccGCTTGGGAGGAGCTTAGCGAAAAGCCCTTCTCGGAGTATCTTGAACATTTCAAGGCGGTGTTCCGACACCCCCGAGATAGGATCACGCAGGGCGACCTCCTGCTGCAGATGGAGCAGGGCAACCAATCGGCAGCTTGCTATGCGCTGGAGTTTCTCACCCTAGCCGCATGTAGTGGGTGGAACCAGGCCGCTATGGTGGCCCTGTTCCGCAACGAATTGAGCCCCCATCCGCCCCTCCCGCCTTCGTTCCTGTCTCAGAGGCCCTGGCCGCCTCCGTTCCTGTCCAGGCCAGCGCCAGCAGCGCCCACCGCATCTGCTCCAGTGCCAGCGGCACCCCATATAGAGGCTACCTGGGGTACCGACCACCCGCTTGCCCCCTGGAAGGCCGCGGTGGTCTCATGGAGGCACCAACAGGGGGCCCCATTAACTCCCTGTTAATGCTCTTGTTCTCAGATGCTGGAGAAGCAGGTGTTCACAAACAACTGGACACATGTGAAATGTGTTTGACTGAAAAATGCCTGATTCCTAAAGGGTCTCTTCTCTTTTAGTCTCAGTGATGGCGAGCAGCACAGCGGTGGTAATGAGGCTGGGCAAGCTAGCGCTAACTAGCCGTAGCTAACTGAACCAGTCTCACATCCACTGGTTCACTTCCAACTGATATCCATTCCAACCCAGAGAAAAGCTGTGTTTACTCACAACCAGCTGTGCCCAACGCCAACCAGGCAGACAGATGCCCCCAATGGCAGTTTTCTGCTAACGCCGCTGGCGAATGTGCTCCACAGGGCGGTCGGTAGAGCAGCAGAGGGAGGGTTGAACAGGGTCCTAGTGCCGGACGCGTTCTGTTTTGGATTAGCGAGTTCTTGGCCGCGTCCCTATCAGCGCTCTCCACCTGCGCAGGTACTCTACAGCTCTCACCAAGTGTGCACTTGAGTTCTTGAGCACTTAGTGATCGAGATGGTGAGAAACTGAATAAACACCTGAGTGTCCTCCTGAACACTTATATTTACAGGCTCTGTCATAAACAACCATCTCCTCATTTAAATAAACTCCCATTCTCAAACCTTTTCTCAGgtacaatcttttttttttcaaaaataataaatgtgccTTTTTCAGACAGTTTAACAGACTCTCTTCACTACACAAACAACCACGAGGGTCTTCAGGGGTCTGTTAGTGCTGAAATTGAATCTCTGGGTTTTCTTGCTGTGTTCTAACAGAACAGCTTTCTGTATGTTGATCACTCCAGACTGAATTTTGAggagatttttaaataataattatattaataaacaacatttatttCACTGGTTTAAAGAATATGAACACCCAATCTcaccagaccagttcagaaagATTATCAGATGAACGTCGTctgattaaaacacatttcatttagaaaatggAAAGGTGTCTCATGGAGGAGATCAGATTTCTATCAAATAGATTTCCTTCATGTTTTTATTGAGAAGATTGaagcagaaagaaagaaggaatgtcATTCACTCTTATTTGGTTTAaactgattattatttattcatccaTTTTTAATCCTGTATTTCTTTGCCTCATCAGTTTCAATTCCATATATTAACCATTTGTAACCTAATCATTTTTATCTTATTCCTTATTATTAAACTGTAGTATCTTTTTCTAGCTATTTgagctttactttactttagtttaatttaattaagtttagtttagttttgtttAGGTttttatttggggggggggtgtagttgTAAGAAGCTGCTGGGTGATGGTCTTCTTCTGCTGGAGGGGAACTGAACAGACTCCGTTGCGTCTCAGCTGTGCAGGTTAAGGTACGACTGAACTGGAAGAGACAAACGTAAAAGAGATTAGAGGCTTTTTTCTAATCTCCCTAAAACACCACCTCTAAACTCAACCACTACttcactacaattcccacaattcCCTGGGACATACCTTCTAGTTTCTGCAGCTTTCTCCTTTCTTCCACGTTTTCCTGGAGCTTCTCCATCAGCTCCAAGAACTCCAGGAGGGTTTCCCTCGGCCAGATCATGCGCTGAACTTCCTGCTCATCAATGCCCTGCATTTTTTCAGTCACAAACGCATCCCAGTTTACTTCCTCTCTCGCACACTCAGAGCTACAGAAAGAGGAAACGGGAACAAATTAGAACCTCAAACCAATACAGAGCAAGTCTGAGTAGCATGTAGGAGATAACAAGGTGCCTCAAACACTTGTTAAGATTAAAGGCTGTTAACGTGAGGCATACAGACCAACTGTGGGGTCATCTGTGGAAAAGTATGGCATGGGCTGACCACTCACCTGTTCAGTTCCCCTTGCTTCTGCTTTATCTGTTGGACCTCTTTGGTAAGCTCCTTCCTCGTGTGTTCAAAGCTGCTCACTGTGGACAAACAGCACATTGTGGAGCGTGATTTTTCATCAAATGTAAAAAACTACTGGaactcctctgctgctgctctgtggTCTATGCACTTCAGtacttcagtgttttaagcagtttacagtgtttccTAGCACTACTTACCCACATCAGCCATCAACACCATCTTCACCAGGAACCCAGCCAATACCACCCAGAGGACGATGAAGAtgttcactgcagtgctgtgcaGGTCTGGAACCCTCCAGGTGTCTTTTAGAAGGTCGTGCCAGTTGTCTCCAGTGAACAGGATAAACAGGGTGCAGACGGAATTGCTGAGGTCTCTGTATCAAAAGTGAGGAGTGTTAGTTATCAGCAGACCTGTCAGACTACGTTGTAGCAAAAGCCTCAGAATTAAAGAAAGACTCTAGAATAGattgaggcagagagagagagagagagagagagagagagagagagagagagagagagagagaaagggcgaTCAGTGACTGTTTCCTAAAGAGGTCATTCAGTAGTGGGGTTGTACGATACTGAATGCAGTCAGGATCTTAGAAAGGATTCAGAAATCAGGGAAAAATGAACTCACTTGAAACTGTCCTTGTAATTCAGGTTTTCTGTGTCTGACTGAGTGTACTCTTCAAACAGGGCGATGCCCACCAGAGCGAACACGTATCCCAACACAGCGAGGAGCAGGAATGTGGCAGTCGTACCCTGCAGAGAGAAGCCATCGCTCTCAGTACTTCTAATAACAGGATGTTTTACCAAGtcaactgtgtttgtgttttactCCAAACCTTTAAACTTTTGACGATGATGAGCAGAGTGAGACGCAACGGTCTGATCCTAATGACCATCTTCAGTGTGCGGAGGACTCGGAATTGCCGGAGAATCACCAGAAAACCAGCAGTTTGTGTTTCCGTAAAGGCATTGATGACCTCAGGAAGGACGGACTACCAGAACAAGACATACAGAACAGTGAGATACAGCACACTGCTACATGACATGGCAAACTGACCTGTACTAATggttctttcacacacacacacatacacacacacagcttcatggTTCTCACCAAGATAGTGACAGTGAAGTCAAAGATGTCCCAGGGGCTTTTCCAAAACTGCCGGAAATTGTCCAACCATTTGAGGAGCATCTCCAGGAGGAAAATGACCAGTATGCACCAGTCCAGCGCAGTAAGAACCAGCTTGGCTCTCTGCATGCTTGGGGCAGTACTATCAGAAAgctctgaaaaataaaagaatggaGCAGGTTACTCTCAGGTCTCAGACTGAAAGAGCCACACAGTTGTTTTCCATATATTTGCACTGAAATGAAAGCAAAGTGTTCATTTCTGAACCACATTTCCCACAATCCTCATGTGTTATGTAATCTTGACCTCACCTGCCTGGACCACCAGCACAACCACGTTCAGGAGGATCAGAAGCACCATCACATTCTGGAACAAGGTACCTAGACACACTGGTTAAGGACAAGGCACTTTCATTTCATGGAAGCCATTCATGGCTTTCCCAGTGAAGAAGCATGGCTCCAACAGAACATTCAACATGGCAGGTTACACTCCTGCTGAGGTTTAGTAGAAGCACAGATATGAGAGGATACTTCCTAGGATCCTCTGAGCTGTGTCCCTGGGCAGGAATTTAGCCATGTAGCTCTTCATCCCTCCCCTCTGCTCTTCTTCACACATTGACGAGGTCATGGTCCTGTCTTGATTGAAGCTCACAGCAGTCTGGAACTCCTGGTGCTTTGCAAGATCCACGCTACCTCTGTAAAACAGTTAGTTAGTAGAACAAACAGAAGGACTACTTACCTGACTCTCCGTATAGTCCTTCTGAAGTTGATTGCATCCAAACCACACTTCCTTTATGACAGCAAGTGTGTCTCCTTGGTCTCCTAATACCGCATCTGAAATTCAGTGCAGCTCACTCTGCTTTATACTGACCAGCTGATGATGTCATAATgccacccctccctcccctgtctaccactgtgatgtcatcagtgcaGACATTCCACACTCACTCAAATATGGAATATGGAGATCTGATAGAGGACCAGGGGGTGGGGCCAAAGGGTGGAGTACCTGTCCATCATTTCCTACTGCAGCCACTCTCCTTAACAGTTCttctaaaagaaaacaaaaaaccccacaaaatcacaaaatgaacaaaaacaaccatAATTTTAGATCAATCATTCTTGATTTGTGCTTCATGGCAAAAAATAGCATGATGAAGTTACTGCAAACAGAGCAGATTTacattattactttattatttcatCAGAAGAGAGAACAGTctgaaatagaaataaaaaacacctATTGATCTGCATTTACAAAATGAATAATCCAACAACCATCTAGTGTTTCATATTTATTCAGAAATCTGGGGGATATGTCAAAGTTCAGTCAGAGGATTTTATACCAATTTTTAAAACAGGATATCTGAAGCTTTTAGAacagtcataataataataattcatgaaCGATGCTACAGACAATCCAGACAAACATGACTTATtattgtcaggccctcgttatcgcgcCCACCCCAAGCCTTCGTCCACAGGCCTGtataaggacttcctgtttgttttctgttcgtTTGAGTTGTTTCCTGTTCGTTCGTTGttgatgtgtttcacctgggactgggagcactTAAGGAGCGTTACCccctttgttcactgccgtgaattgactctcagACGCTCAGAGATTCCTCAAGCGTTACCggcgtgttcaggtcagctcaaGATTGCGGTCCACATTCGGGAGAAGGTCTTCACCCTACTCTAGAGGCAAGCGAGGTTCGTTCACTTCTGactcaggttccaaggcgacccacGTTCAAGGCAGTACGCTGCAaagtcaggttaggtcggccttgccttTTGGGCTAGCCGCTGGTTCCCCGGCCTCCCCCCTTTAGTACACAGAGCACAGCTCTGTCCTTAGCTTTGTATCTCCCCTTTAGTTCTCCCCCTAGTTTCACTCTcgttcagctccctgctcctcccagtcctgGGTTTGTTTTGTTGGCTGTCTTGTTTGTcacgttttggttctgttcatggttttgcccacCTTGCTACACTTCACGTTTCTTGTCCCTTTGTTTAGTGTttggttttgttaataaaccGTCTTGCTTTGAACTCCAactctgtgagtgttcatcaTTTCAGGTCTGGCCTCACACGCCATGACAGAATTCACGGCTGAATATCTTTGAACAGTGGGAATGGAAGTCTTGAATCAGGCTGTTCGCACCCAAGGACAGTTCTTGGGGCAACAGCAACTCACtctgcagagtgtgtctgagactGCTTGTCACCTGGCGCAGCAACAGGCTGACCAATGGCAGGaagtcacccaactagtggATGACATTTAGGGAAACTGTTGCAAGCTTCGTTGGAGCCCACTAGTTCTCCCGGCCCAGTCACCATGTCTTATAGTCCGTATCAGGTGGGCAAACCGGATACGTTTTCTGGCGATCCAGAGCTTTGGGAGGGGTTCTTGTTTCAGTGCTCGATTTACCTCCGTAATCAACCAGCCGGCACTGACCAGGCTAAGATCGCCTTTCTAATCTCCCGTctaaagctctggattgggccactgccGCTTGGGAGGAGCTTAGCGAAaagcccttctcggagtacCTTGAACATTTCAAGGCGGTGTTCCGACACCCCCGAGATAGGATCACGCAGGGCGACCTCCTGCTGCAGATGGAGCAGGGCAACCGATCGGCAGCTTGCTATGCGCTGGAGTTTCTCACCCTAGCCGCGCGTAGTGGGTGGAACCAGGCCGCTATGGTGGCCCTGTTCCGCAACGGATCGAGCCCCCGTCTGCAGCGGGAGTTGGCGTGCCGAGGCGAGTCCCTCGAGCTAGATGAGCTCTTCGCACTCGCTATTCGGCTCGGCCATCTCCTAGGTCGCCCTACCTCCACCCGGTCCCGTGGTGCTGGGGGTCCAGTCGCAGGTACTAGGGGGCCCGCCCCACCCGCCCCTCCCACCTCTGTTCCTGTCTCATAGGCCCTGGCAGCCTCCGTTCCTGTCAAGGCCAGCGCCAGCAGCGCCCATCGCATCTGCTCCAGTGCCAGCGGCGCCTGCCGCATCTGCTTCAGTGCCAGCAACACCCCATATCGAGGGTACCTGGGGTACCGACCACCCGCTTGCCCCCTGGAAGGCCGCGGTGGTCTCATGGAGGCACCAACAGGGGGCCCCGTTAACTCCCTGTTAATGCTCTTGTTCTCAGATGCTGGAGAAGCAGGTCTTCACAAACAACTGGACACATGTGAAATGTGTTTGACTGAAAAATGCCTGATTCCTAAAGGGTCTCTTCTCTTTTAGCCTCAGTGATGGCGAGCAGCACAGCGGTGGTAATGAGGCTGGGCAAGCTAGCGCTAACTAGCCGTAGCTAACCGAACCAATCACACACCCGCTGGTTCACTTCCAACTGATATCCATTCCAACCCAGAGAAAAGCTGTGTTTACTCACAACCAGCTGTGCCCAACGCCAACCAGGCAGACAGATGCCCCCAATGGCAGTTTTCTGCTAACGCCGCTGGCGAATGTGCTCCACAGGGCGGTCGGTAGAGCAGCAGAGGGAGGGTTGAACAGGGTCCTAGTGCCGGACGCGTTCTGTTTTGGTTTAGCGGGTTCTTGGCCGCGTCCCTATCAGCGCTCTCCGCCTGCGCAGGTACTCTACAGCTCCCACCAAGTGTACACTTGAGTTCTTGAGCACTTAGTGATCGAGATGGtgagagactgaacaaacaCCTGAGTGTCCTCCTGAACACTTATATTTACAGGCTCTGTCATAAACAACCATCTCCTCatttaaataaacttaaataaactCAAAACTTTTCTCAggtaaaatcttttttttatttttttttttcaaaaataataaatgtgccGTTTTCAGACAGTTTAACAGACTCGCTTCACTACACAAACAACCACGAGGGTCTTCAGGGGTCTGTTAGTGCTGAAATTGAATCTCTGGGTTTTCTTGCTGTGTTCTAACAGAACAGCTTTCTGTATGTTGATCACTCCAGACTGAACTTTGAggagatttttaaataataattatattaataaacaacatttatttCACTGGTTTAAAGAATATGAACACCCAATCTcaccagaccagttcagaaagATTATCAGATGAACGTCGTctgattaaaacacatttcatttagaaaatggAAAGGTGTCTCATGGAGGAGATCAGATTTCTATCAAATAGATTTCCTTCATGTTTTTATTGAGAAGATTGaagcagaaagaaagaaggaatgtcATTCACTCTTATTTGGTTTAaactgattattatttattcatccaTTTTTAATCCTGCATTTCTTTGCCTCATCAGTTTCAATTCCATATATTAATCATTTGTAACCTAATCATTTTTATCTTATTCCTTATAATTAAACTGTAGTATCTTTTTCTAGCTATTTgagctttactttactttagtttaatttaattaagtttagtttagtttagtttaggtttttattttatttgggggggggggtgtagttgTAAGAAGCTGCTGGGTGATGGTCTTCTGCTGGAGGGGAACTGAACAGACTCCGTTGCGTCTCAGCTGTGCAGGTTAAGGTACGACTGAACTGGAAGAGACAAACGTAAAAGAGATTAGAGGCTTTTTTCTAATCTCCCTAAAACACCACCTCTAAACTCAACCACTACttcactacaattcccacaattcCCTGGGACATACCTTCTAGTTTCTGCAGCTTTCTCCTTTCTTCCACGTTTTCCTGGAGCTTCTCCATCAGCTCCAAGAACTCCAGGAGGGTTTCCCTCGGCCAGATCATGCGCTGAACTTCCTGCTCATCAATGCCCTGCATTTTTTCAGTCACAAACGCATCCCAGTTTACTTCCTCTCTCGCACACTCAGAGCTACAGAAAGAGGAAACGGGAACAAATTAGAACCTCAAACCAATACAGAGCAAGTCTGAGTAGCATGTAGGAGATAACAAGGTGCCTCAAACACTTGTTAAGATTAATGGCTGTTAACGTGAGGCATACAGACCAACTGTGGGGTCATCTGTGGAAAAGTATGGCATGGGCTGACCACTCACCTGTTCAGTTCCCCTTGCTTCTGCTTTATCTGTTGGACCTCTTTGGTGAGCTCCTTCCTCGTGTGTTCAAAGCTGCTCACTGTGGACAAACAGCACATTGTGGAGCGTGATTTTTCATCAAATGTAAAAAACTACTGGaactcctctgctgctgctctgtggTCTATGCACTTCAGTACTTCAGTGTTTTcagcagtttacagtgtttccTAGCACTACTTACCCACATCAGCCATCAACACCATCTTCACCAGGAACCCAGCCAATACCACCCAGAGGACGATGAAGAtgttcactgcagtgctgtgcaGGTCTGGAACCCTCCAGGTGTCTTTTAGAAGGTCGTGCCAGTTGTCTCCAGTGAACAGGATAAACAGGGTGCAGACGGAATTGCTGAGGTCTCTGTATCAAAAGTGAGGAGTGTTAGTTATCAGCAGACCTGTCAGACTACGTTGTAGCAAAAGCCTCAGAATTAAAGAAAGACTCTAGAATAGattgaggcagagagagagagagagagagagagagagagagaaagggcgaTCAGTGACTGTTTCCTAAAGAGGTCATTCAGTAGTGGGGTTGTACGATACTGAATGCAGTCAGGATCTTAGAAAGGATTCAGAAATCAGGGAAAAATGAACTCACTTGAAACTGTCCTTGTAATTCAGGTTTTCTGTGTCTGACTGAGTGTACTCTTTAAACAGGACGATTCCCACCAGAGCGAACACGTATCCCAACACAGCGAGGAGCAGGAATGTGGCAGTCGTACCCTGCAGAGAGAAGCCATCGCTCTCAGTACTTCTAATAACAGGATGTTTTACCAAGtcaactgtgtttgtgttttactCCAAACCTTTAAACTTTTGACGATGATGAGCAGAGTGAGACGCAACGGTCTGATTCTAATGACCATCTTCAGTGTGCGGAGGACTCGGAATTGCCGGAGAATCACCAGAAAACCAGCAGTTTGTGTTTCCGTAAAGGCATTGATGACCTCAGGAAGGACGGACTACCAGAACAAGACATACAGAACAGTGAGATACAGCACACTGCTACATGACACGGCAAACTGACCTGTACTAATggttctttcacacacacacacacacacagcttcatggTTCTCACCAAGATAGTGACAGTGAAGTCAAAGATGTCCCAGGGGCTTTTCCAAAACTGCCGGAAATTGTCCAACCATTTGAGGAGCATCTCCAGGAGGAAAATGACCAGTATGCACCAGTCCAGCGCAGTAAGAACCAGCTTGGCTCTCTGCATGCTTGGGGCAGTACTATCAGAAagctctaaaaaataaaagaatggaGCAGGTTACTCTCAGGTCTCAGACTGAAAGAGCCACACAGTTGTTTTCCATATATTTGCACTGATATAGAAGCAAAGTGTTCATTTCTGAACCACATTTCCCACAATCCTCATGTGTTATGTAATCTTGACCTCACCTGCCTGGACCACCAGCACAACCACGTTCAGGAGGATCAGAAGCACCATCACATTCTGGAACAAGGTACCTAGACACACTGGTTAAGGACAAGGCACTTTCATGGAAGCCATTCATGGCTTTCCCAGTGAAGAAGCATGGCTCCAACAGAACATTCAACATGGCAGGTTACACTCCTGCTGAGGTTTAGTAGAAGCACAGATATGAGAGGATACTTCCTAGGATCCTCTGAGCTGTGTCCCTGGGCAGGAATTTAGCCATGTAGCTCTTCATCCCTCCCCTCTGCTCTTCTTCACACAGTGACGAGGTCATGGTCCTGTCTTGATTGAAGCTCACAGCAGTCTGGAACTCCTGGTGCTTTGCAAGATCCACGCTACCTCTGTAAAACAGTTAGTTAGTAGAACAAGCGAAGGACTACTTACCTGACTCTCCGTATAGTCCTTCTGAAGTTGACTGCATCCAAACCACACTTCCTTTATGACAGCAAGTGTGTCTCCTTGGTCTCCTAATACCGCGTCTGAAATTCAGTGCAGCTCACTCTGCTTTATACTGACCAGCTGATGATGTCATAATgccacccctccctcccctgtctaccactgtgatgtcatcagtgcaGACATTCCACACTCACTCAACTGTGGAATATGGAGATCTGATAGAGGACCAGGGGGTGGGGCAAAAGGGTGGAGTACCTGTCCATCATTTCCTACTGCAGCCACTCTCCTTAACAGTTCttccaaaagaaaacaaaaaaaaacaaaaatcacaaaatgaacaaaaacaaccatCATTTTAGATCAATCATTCTTGATTTGTGCTTCATGGCAATAAATAGCATGATGAAGTTACTGCAAACAGAGCAGATTTacattattactttattatttcatCAGAAGAGAGAACAgtctgaaagagaaagaaaaaacacctaTTGATCTGCATTTACAAAATGAATAATCCAACAACCATCTAGTGTTTCATATTTATTCAGAAATCTGGGGGATATGTCAAAGTTCAGTCAGATTTTATACCAATTTTTAAAACAGGATATCTGAAGCTTTTAGAacagtcataataataataattcacgAACGATGCTACAGACAATCCAGACAAACATGACTTATtattgtcaggccctcgttatcgcgcCCACCCCAAGCCTTCGTCCACAGGCCCGTAGaaggacttcctgtttgtttctgttcgTTTGAGTTGTTTCCTGTTCATTCGTTGTTGATGTGTTTCATCTGGGACTGGGAGCACTTAAGGAGCGTTACCccctttgttcactgccgtgaattgactctcagACGCTCAGAGATTCCTCAAGCGTTACCggcgtgttcaggtcagctcaaGATTGCGGTCCACGTTCGGGAGAAGGTCTTCACCCTACTCTAGAGGCAAGCGAGGTTCGTTCGCTTCTGactcaggttccaaggcgacccacGTTCAAGGCAGTACGCTGCAAAGTCAGGTTAGGTTGGCCTTGCCTTTTGGGCTAGCCGCTGGTTCCCCGGCCTCCCCCTATCAGGTGGGCAAACCGGATACGTTTTCTGGCGATCCAGAGCTTTGGGAGGGGTTCTTGTTTCAGTGCTCGATTTACCTCCGTAATCAACCAGCCGGCGCTGACGAGGCTAAGATCGCCTTTCTAATCTCCCGTctaaagctctggattgggccactgccacTTGGGAGGAGCTTAGCGAAAAGCCCTTCTCGGAGTATCTTGAACATTTCAAGGCGGTGTTCCGACACCCCCGAGATAGGATCACGCAGGGCGACCTCCTGCTGCAGATGGAGCAGGGCAACCAATCGGCAGCTTGC
Coding sequences within it:
- the LOC140562172 gene encoding cation channel sperm-associated protein 2-like → MTSSLCEEEQRGGMKSYMAKFLPRDTAQRILGSTLFQNVMVLLILLNVVVLVVQAELSDSTAPSMQRAKLVLTALDWCILVIFLLEMLLKWLDNFRQFWKSPWDIFDFTVTILSVLPEVINAFTETQTAGFLVILRQFRVLRTLKMVIRIRPLRLTLLIIVKSLKGTTATFLLLAVLGYVFALVGIVLFKEYTQSDTENLNYKDSFKDLSNSVCTLFILFTGDNWHDLLKDTWRVPDLHSTAVNIFIVLWVVLAGFLVKMVLMADVVSSFEHTRKELTKEVQQIKQKQGELNSSECAREEVNWDAFVTEKMQGIDEQEVQRMIWPRETLLEFLELMEKLQENVEERRKLQKLEVQSYLNLHS
- the LOC140562152 gene encoding cation channel sperm-associated protein 2-like, translated to MTSSMCEEEQRGGMKSYMAKFLPRDTAQRILGSTLFQNVMVLLILLNVVVLVVQAELSDSTAPSMQRAKLVLTALDWCILVIFLLEMLLKWLDNFRQFWKSPWDIFDFTVTILSVLPEVINAFTETQTAGFLVILRQFRVLRTLKMVIRIRPLRLTLLIIVKSLKGTTATFLLLAVLGYVFALVGIALFEEYTQSDTENLNYKDSFKDLSNSVCTLFILFTGDNWHDLLKDTWRVPDLHSTAVNIFIVLWVVLAGFLVKMVLMADVVSSFEHTRKELTKEVQQIKQKQGELNSSECAREEVNWDAFVTEKMQGIDEQEVQRMIWPRETLLEFLELMEKLQENVEERRKLQKLEVQSYLNLHS